The genome window GGCCACTCCGCTGACGGTTGTAAACTACACCCTGCTCGGTAGTGCCTCCGGTTTCCTGCTGGCCACTGCTTTCGCCGCCTGGGAGGGGTCGGAACTGACCGATTTCTTCGGCGGCTGGGCCATCCTGATGACAGTGGTTGCTTTCATTACACGTACCGCCAGCCTGATACGCAATGCGCGCATCAAGCATAAAACCTCACTGGAAACAGCTATTGGTATCCGTCACGCACGCATCGAGCAGAAGGCCCAGGGGTTTATGTGCGGGTCTTTCAATACCCGCGAGTATTTTCATGGCGCACCACAACACATTTTCAGCCTGATAAAGTGGTCATTCCTGGTACTGGTATTTCCTGTACCATTAGTGCTGGTGTCGGTTGGCCTCAGCACCCATGCCCTCAGCCTGTTGATTGCGGCCTTTCTGGTCCAGTATTCCGGATTATTACTGGAGCGCTGGTTTTTCTTCGCCCAGTCCAACCATCCGCAAAACCTGTATTACCAGACCGTTGGCTGAATCAAACCCCGGACCTTGATACAGGTCAAAGCAACCTGCACTGCAAGCGCGCTACGGTCGGACTATACTGACCTGAACTGATCAGGATCCTGATTTATGCAACTTGTCGATCCCTTCAATCGACCGATCGAGTACGTTCGCCTCTCGGTGACAGATCGCTGTGATCTGCGCTGCGGCTACTGCATGCCAAAAGGTTTCCACGATTTCGAGGAACCGGAAGACTGGCTGACCTTCGATGAAATCGAACGTGTCATGGCGGCCTTTGGGCGACTGGGTGTTACGCGCATACGCCTGACCGGTGGCGAACCCCTGGTGCGAAAAGATCTTCCCCGACTGGCGGCCCGCCTGTCGGCGCTGCCGGGAATCGAAGACCTGTCACTGAGCACCAATGCAACACGTCTCGCCAAACACGCAAAAGCACTTGAGTCGGCCGGTATTTCCCGCATCAATGTCAGCCTCGACAGCCTGCGTGCCAACCGCTTCAGGGATATCACCCAGGGCAAACTGGAAAAGGTACT of Thiogranum longum contains these proteins:
- a CDS encoding dimethyl sulfoxide reductase anchor subunit family protein, with the protein product MHPAFSVIFLTTLIGAGQGLFLALYTGQLYSVFKVLPVQDSAHFYALGSLLAVLLLLAGLLSSFFHLGHPERAWRSAACWRTSWLSREVIVLPAFTGAVAVYGLIHYLGWNPVLYTFRETFEIDLSLIIGAGASLLGFTLFLCTGMIYACIKQLQEWATPLTVVNYTLLGSASGFLLATAFAAWEGSELTDFFGGWAILMTVVAFITRTASLIRNARIKHKTSLETAIGIRHARIEQKAQGFMCGSFNTREYFHGAPQHIFSLIKWSFLVLVFPVPLVLVSVGLSTHALSLLIAAFLVQYSGLLLERWFFFAQSNHPQNLYYQTVG